The Trueperaceae bacterium genome segment GCACATCGGTCACGCCTACACGACCATCCTCGTCGACGTGGTCACGCGCTTCCACCGCCTGAAGGGCGACGACACCTACTTCCTGACGGGCACCGACGAGCACGGTGAGAACATCCAGAAGGCCGCCGAGGCGCACGGCGAGACGCCGCAGCAGTACGCCGACCAGGTGAGCGGCGAGTTCCGGAGCATGTGGGACCGGCTGGGCATCGGCTACGACGACTTCATCCGCACCACCGAGCCGCGCCACAAGAAGGTCGTGCAGGAGGTCCTGCAGCGCGTCTACGACAACGGCGACATCGTCTACGGCGAGTACGCGGGCCTCTACTGCGTCAAGTGCGAGCGCTACTACACCGACAAGGAGCTCGTGGACGGCAAGTGCCCGCAGCACGAGATCGTCCCCGAGTACCGCACCGAGGCGAACTACTTCTTCCGCATGGAGAAGTACCGCACCTGGCTTCGCGACCTCCTCAACGACCAGCCCGAGCTGATCAGGCCGGCGCGCTACCGCAACGAGGTCCTCGCCATGCTGCGCGAGCCGGTCGGCGACCTCTCGATCAGCCGTCCCCGCAGCCGCGTGCCGTGGGGCATCCCGCTGCCGTGGGACGACGAGCACGTGACGTACGTGTGGTTCGACGCCCTCATCAACTACTACTCGGCCCTCGAGAGCAAGGGGCTGACGGAGCGGTTCTGGCCGCACGTCGAGCACTTCATCGCCAAGGACATCGTCAAGCCGCACGGCCTCTTCTGGCCCATCATGCTCAAGGCGGCCGGCATCCCCCTCTTCAAGCACCTCAACGTGCACGGCTACTGGCTCATCGACGACCGCAAGATCAGCAAGTCGCTCGGCAACGCCGTCA includes the following:
- the metG gene encoding methionine--tRNA ligase, translating into MTSDSTENRTAGAAPTGGAGHGAFYATTPIFYVNAAPHIGHAYTTILVDVVTRFHRLKGDDTYFLTGTDEHGENIQKAAEAHGETPQQYADQVSGEFRSMWDRLGIGYDDFIRTTEPRHKKVVQEVLQRVYDNGDIVYGEYAGLYCVKCERYYTDKELVDGKCPQHEIVPEYRTEANYFFRMEKYRTWLRDLLNDQPELIRPARYRNEVLAMLREPVGDLSISRPRSRVPWGIPLPWDDEHVTYVWFDALINYYSALESKGLTERFWPHVEHFIAKDIVKPHGLFWPIMLKAAGIPLFKHLNVHGYWLIDDRKISKSLGNAVKPLDLLEKYGNDAFRYFLIRDMPFGLDASFTEPAIAERINADLANDLGNLLNRTLGMLGRYRGGKVPAAGPVEQADQELIDAFLGLPEAATRQFDALQFDRALEGVMEAVRKANKYIADTKPWELAREEAT